TGGTGGCGGTATCGTACTTAAACGTTCGTCGGGGACGCTCGCTACTGTGTAGTTTGGGGTGAAACCGTCGAAACGCGGTGGAGAAGACCGTGGAAGCCCCCGCGCTCTCGACTCGATGCGTTCGCTGTGGTCCTCATCGTTCGCTCCACTCACTCTTGCGGTCCTTGCGTCGCGCGTCGGCGTCGAGAGCGCGGCCCCTTCCATTCCCGATGGAGGCGGCGGGCCGATCCGACGTCGAGAGCGGTCCCGATCCGCAGACAATCCGGTCGACAAGATTCCAGATGGAACCGGTGATTTCCGCCGTTTTCGTGGAGTAAGCGGGCAGGTTACAGCGGACAGGGTGGTGTTCCCCTGCCCCCGGATCGAAGATATTTAAATACCGGAGTGTACAGAGACTGTCTTTTAAATGCGAGCGGGAAAATGCGCGGTGTTACACACCACATAACATACATTGTCTTTATTACACGTTATCGTATCCACATATTTGTAACGATTGCACGCAATTAACTGACCATATAATTCGGGTATGTTGTAGTTTCGATGCGGAATAGCCAGAGATTTAAACCTCGGTAGTGTTACTGTGAGTTGGTATGTCATCCGAAGAAACTCGACGACGATTCCTCGAAGCGGCCGGACTCGCTGGCGTTGCCGCGCTCGCTGGTTGTAGCGGCAACGGTGGCGACGGAAGCGGTGACGGCGGTGACGGCGGTGACGGTGGCGAAGACACCGAAACTGACACCGAAACTGAAACGGAGACGGGAGGCGACGACGGCGGCTCCGAGACGCGTCTGAGCTGGCATGCGGGTGGCACGGGCGGCACGTACTACCCGCTCTCGAACGAGTTCAAGACCATCGTCGAGGAGAACACGGACTTCACCCTGAACGTCCAGTCGACGGGTGCGAGCGTCGAGAACGTCGGCAGTCTCGCCGACGAATCGGCCGACTTCGCGCTGATTCAGAACGACATCGCGTACTTCGCGCGGAACGGAACGGGCATCGAGACGTTCGAGGGCAACGCGATCGAGAACCTCCGCGGCGTCGCGACGCTGTACCCCGAGACGATCACGCTCGTCACGCTCGCAGACAGCGGCATCGAAACGCTCGAGGATCTCAGCGGCGCGACCATCAATACCGGCGACCTCGGCTCGGGGACGCAGGTCAACGCGCTGCAGATCCTCGAAGCCGTCGGAGTCGAGGACTTCAACGAGCAGAACGCGGGGTTCTCGCAGGCGTCAGAACAGCTCGCTAACGGCGATATCGACGCCGCGTTCGTCGTCGGCGGCTGGCCCGTGGGTGCCATCGAAGACCTCGCGACCACGAACGACATCCGGATCGTCCCCATCGACGGCGAGGCTCGGGAATCGGTCAAGGACGCCGCGTCCTGGTTCGCCGACGACACGATCCCGGGTGGAACCTACAGCGGCGTCGAAGAGGACATCGAGACCGTCGCCGTGCAGGCGATGATCGCCACGAACGCGGGCGTTCCCGCCGACACCGTCGAGACGGTCACCGCAGCCATCTTCGACAACGTCGATGACCTCACGATCAAGACGGACTTCATCACCGTCGACAGCGCACAGGACGGGATGTCCATCGAACTCCACGAGGGCGCTGCGGCGTACTTCGGCGAGTAAAGA
This DNA window, taken from Halobellus sp. LT62, encodes the following:
- a CDS encoding TAXI family TRAP transporter solute-binding subunit, with amino-acid sequence MSSEETRRRFLEAAGLAGVAALAGCSGNGGDGSGDGGDGGDGGEDTETDTETETETGGDDGGSETRLSWHAGGTGGTYYPLSNEFKTIVEENTDFTLNVQSTGASVENVGSLADESADFALIQNDIAYFARNGTGIETFEGNAIENLRGVATLYPETITLVTLADSGIETLEDLSGATINTGDLGSGTQVNALQILEAVGVEDFNEQNAGFSQASEQLANGDIDAAFVVGGWPVGAIEDLATTNDIRIVPIDGEARESVKDAASWFADDTIPGGTYSGVEEDIETVAVQAMIATNAGVPADTVETVTAAIFDNVDDLTIKTDFITVDSAQDGMSIELHEGAAAYFGE